Proteins encoded by one window of candidate division KSB1 bacterium:
- a CDS encoding MFS transporter, which translates to MIKVRLMTMMFLQFFVWGAWYVTVGNYMAKIGMTDEIYWAYTVSPIGAIISPFFLGMVADRFFATEKVLGVLHIIGGIAMLAAPFFAEGSLASPPLFITVLLIHMLCYMPTVGLANALVFHHIKTQEKEFPIVRALGTIGWIVANLLVSGILGADETATPLRVAGFSGILLGLFSFSLPHTPPSGAGQKISLRQIIGLDTLSKFKDKPFVVFTISSLLICIPLAAYYSYAPVLVNAVGIANPAAKMSLGQVSELVFLFLMPFFFARLGVKKMLLVGMLAWVLRYVLFAAGAPDAVVWMIMGGIILHGICYDFFFVTGQIYVDKKATPEIRAQAQGFLVFITYGVGMLIGAQVTGRLFNQIVTGSGSEALAQYQLFWVIPAVFAAVVMLMFGFLFNDKLSSTESS; encoded by the coding sequence ATGATTAAGGTTCGATTAATGACCATGATGTTCCTGCAGTTCTTTGTTTGGGGCGCATGGTACGTTACGGTAGGAAACTACATGGCGAAAATTGGCATGACGGATGAAATCTATTGGGCATATACAGTCAGTCCAATCGGCGCGATTATTTCACCGTTTTTTCTGGGCATGGTTGCAGATCGATTTTTTGCAACAGAGAAAGTGCTCGGAGTTCTTCACATCATTGGCGGAATCGCGATGTTAGCCGCGCCGTTTTTTGCCGAGGGAAGCCTTGCTTCCCCGCCTCTCTTTATCACGGTTTTGCTAATTCACATGCTTTGTTACATGCCAACAGTCGGGTTGGCCAATGCACTCGTTTTTCATCACATAAAAACGCAGGAAAAGGAATTTCCAATTGTCAGGGCTTTGGGTACCATCGGCTGGATCGTTGCCAACCTTTTGGTGAGCGGGATTCTTGGAGCAGATGAGACAGCGACTCCCCTGCGAGTTGCCGGGTTTTCGGGAATTTTGCTTGGCCTGTTTAGCTTTTCTCTGCCCCACACGCCACCTTCGGGAGCGGGGCAAAAAATCTCGTTAAGACAAATTATAGGTCTTGATACTTTGTCAAAATTTAAGGATAAACCTTTTGTTGTTTTCACTATCAGCTCATTGCTGATTTGTATTCCGTTGGCGGCCTACTATTCTTACGCGCCGGTACTTGTTAATGCGGTAGGGATTGCCAATCCAGCGGCCAAAATGTCTTTGGGCCAGGTTTCCGAGCTCGTCTTTCTTTTTCTCATGCCGTTTTTCTTTGCTCGTCTCGGCGTGAAAAAGATGCTTCTGGTAGGTATGCTTGCCTGGGTTTTACGCTATGTTTTGTTTGCCGCTGGAGCGCCGGATGCGGTGGTTTGGATGATTATGGGCGGTATTATTCTGCATGGCATTTGCTATGATTTTTTCTTCGTAACCGGACAGATCTATGTTGATAAAAAAGCAACTCCGGAAATTCGGGCTCAGGCCCAGGGATTCCTGGTCTTTATTACGTATGGGGTCGGGATGCTCATCGGTGCCCAGGTCACGGGACGGCTTTTCAATCAAATCGTAACCGGGTCTGGTTCCGAGGCCCTCGCGCAGTATCAATTGTTTTGGGTGATTCCTGCGGTTTTTGCAGCCGTCGTTATGCTGATGTTCGGATTTCTGTTTAACGATAAACTATCCTCAACGGAAAGTTCTTAG
- a CDS encoding Gfo/Idh/MocA family oxidoreductase, translating to MQPLKLGIVGAGFVATFHARALMQVRSMEIAGITSRTKSRAEALSKMVEENGLGEGVVYQSITEMANHVDVIAIYAPNFVRVEMVEEIVDAVKKGANLKGVICEKPLARNLTEARQMVDLIRGAGLKTAYFENQIFMKPVRVQLEQLAPQQKTMGPLMLTRSAEEHGGPHEPWFWDPTKQGGGVLSDMGCHSIAVGWYLLNPIGKPETFMQPISVSADCALLKWGLPEWREKLLKERGVDYTKTPAEDFTTGIITYKNPETGQIAKAQFTNSWMFEKQGLRLFMDGMGPGYAFEINTLNSSLEIFIGDAAAEAVADAETALEKSTASRGLLAVQYNEPDLYGYTDENEDAAKAFLAGKDASLSWDYGLEITRLVMAAYMSSERQKTIDLTDAKVQEELETYVPLIQQGKGADILYTN from the coding sequence GTGCAGCCTTTAAAATTAGGAATAGTCGGCGCCGGGTTTGTTGCGACGTTCCATGCTCGGGCCCTTATGCAAGTTAGAAGCATGGAAATAGCCGGCATCACGAGTCGAACAAAGTCACGAGCTGAAGCGCTTTCAAAAATGGTTGAGGAAAACGGACTCGGGGAGGGAGTCGTTTACCAGAGCATTACTGAGATGGCCAACCATGTTGATGTCATTGCTATCTATGCGCCCAATTTTGTTCGGGTGGAGATGGTTGAGGAAATTGTGGATGCGGTAAAAAAAGGTGCGAACTTAAAGGGGGTAATATGCGAAAAACCGCTGGCAAGGAACCTAACGGAAGCACGTCAAATGGTGGATCTGATTCGCGGGGCAGGCCTCAAGACTGCTTACTTCGAAAACCAGATTTTCATGAAACCTGTTAGAGTGCAATTAGAGCAGCTTGCGCCGCAGCAGAAAACGATGGGACCTCTGATGTTGACGCGTTCTGCCGAAGAGCATGGCGGGCCGCATGAGCCGTGGTTCTGGGACCCCACAAAACAGGGTGGAGGCGTCCTCAGCGATATGGGGTGTCACAGTATTGCGGTCGGCTGGTATCTGCTCAATCCGATAGGAAAGCCGGAAACCTTCATGCAACCGATTTCCGTATCTGCGGACTGCGCCCTCCTTAAATGGGGATTGCCTGAGTGGCGTGAGAAACTGTTGAAAGAGCGTGGAGTAGACTACACAAAAACACCTGCCGAGGATTTTACCACCGGAATCATTACTTATAAAAATCCTGAGACGGGTCAGATCGCCAAAGCCCAGTTCACCAATTCCTGGATGTTTGAAAAACAAGGGCTGCGGCTTTTCATGGACGGAATGGGACCGGGTTATGCTTTTGAAATTAACACCTTGAATTCATCACTTGAAATTTTTATTGGTGATGCGGCAGCAGAGGCCGTGGCGGACGCAGAGACTGCTTTGGAAAAATCCACCGCCTCACGCGGTCTTTTGGCCGTGCAGTATAATGAGCCCGACCTCTACGGCTACACCGATGAAAATGAGGATGCCGCAAAAGCATTTCTTGCGGGTAAAGACGCTTCCTTGTCATGGGATTATGGCCTTGAAATTACCAGGTTGGTGATGGCCGCCTACATGTCTTCGGAGCGTCAAAAAACGATTGACCTGACCGATGCCAAGGTCCAGGAGGAACTTGAAACATATGTGCCTCTGATTCAACAAGGCAAAGGTGCGGATATCCTTTATACAAATTAA
- a CDS encoding DUF1080 domain-containing protein — MIMKSLVFVIGFSLLLVSCHSGKMKLSEAEKKAGWKFLFDGNTFDGWRSFRKDTVPDGWVITKQGEMYFTGAGKGDIMTTDEFDNFELRLEWKISPGGNSGIFFHVSENRDYSWQTGPEMQVLDNKGHKDGKNPLTSAGSNYALHAPSKDVTREVGLYNEAKILVEKNHVEHWLNGVKIVEYKIGDSEWQMLVAKSKFGKLPDYGRYRKGHIVLQDHGDQVWYRNLRIRPL, encoded by the coding sequence ATGATAATGAAGAGCCTTGTTTTCGTCATTGGGTTTTCTCTGTTGCTTGTCAGCTGCCATTCCGGCAAGATGAAACTATCGGAAGCAGAGAAAAAAGCGGGTTGGAAATTTCTTTTCGACGGCAACACGTTTGATGGCTGGCGCAGTTTTCGAAAGGATACAGTACCGGATGGCTGGGTCATAACCAAGCAAGGAGAAATGTATTTCACCGGTGCCGGCAAAGGGGATATTATGACGACAGATGAATTTGATAATTTCGAGCTTCGGCTTGAGTGGAAAATTTCTCCCGGCGGCAATAGTGGTATATTTTTTCATGTTTCCGAGAACCGCGATTACTCCTGGCAAACCGGTCCTGAGATGCAGGTTCTCGACAACAAGGGTCACAAAGATGGAAAAAATCCACTAACATCGGCAGGTTCTAATTATGCACTGCACGCCCCAAGCAAAGATGTGACGCGGGAGGTCGGACTTTACAACGAGGCAAAAATTCTGGTTGAAAAGAATCATGTGGAACATTGGCTAAACGGAGTTAAGATTGTGGAATATAAGATCGGAGATTCCGAGTGGCAAATGTTGGTAGCTAAAAGCAAATTTGGGAAACTGCCGGATTACGGACGCTACCGCAAGGGTCATATTGTTCTGCAGGATCATGGCGATCAAGTCTGGTACCGGAACCTCAGAATTCGTCCTTTATAA
- a CDS encoding Gfo/Idh/MocA family oxidoreductase, with the protein MELKKSSKVISRRNFLKTATVAAAGIVIVPRHVLGGPGYIAPSDKINLAIIGVGSQGTDDMKEFLNIPDVQVTAVCDVFDEFKIWGTQTVGRKPAKQLVEKHYGAQSTDGNYQGCAEYVDFRDMLEQEKDIDAVAIATTDNLHAVAAMAAMKRGKHVYCQKPLTHDIYEARMLTAAARKFGVATQMGNQGHAGEGNRLMVEWVADGAIGEIREAHVWTNRPAGWWPQGIDKPTNYPPVPPGLDWNLWLGPARFRPYNPAYVPFKWRGWWDFGTGALGDMGCHLIDTPVWAFNLGHPTSVQASSSPVNDETGPLASIVHYEFPARGSMPPVKMVWYDGGLMPPRPADLEEGRRMGDDSGGVLLVGDKGAIMCSTYGNNPRLIPETAMKAYKRPPKTVPRVKGIYQDFIEACKGGSAACSNFDISGLLTEIVLLGNLAVRLPAQKLLWDAKNMKVTNVPDANKFVKREYFADWTL; encoded by the coding sequence ATGGAGCTAAAAAAGTCATCTAAAGTCATATCAAGACGCAACTTTTTGAAAACCGCTACCGTTGCGGCCGCAGGTATTGTCATCGTTCCACGACATGTTTTGGGAGGCCCGGGGTATATTGCGCCAAGCGATAAAATTAATTTGGCGATAATTGGCGTCGGTAGCCAGGGGACTGATGATATGAAGGAATTCCTCAACATTCCGGATGTGCAAGTGACTGCTGTTTGCGATGTCTTTGATGAGTTCAAAATCTGGGGAACTCAGACGGTTGGACGTAAGCCTGCAAAGCAGCTGGTCGAGAAGCACTACGGGGCTCAATCAACAGACGGTAATTACCAGGGCTGCGCTGAGTACGTCGATTTTCGCGATATGCTTGAACAGGAAAAAGATATTGATGCGGTAGCGATTGCCACCACGGACAACTTGCATGCGGTCGCTGCGATGGCGGCAATGAAGCGTGGGAAACATGTCTATTGCCAGAAGCCGTTAACTCATGATATCTACGAAGCTCGCATGCTTACCGCAGCGGCTCGAAAATTTGGAGTCGCTACCCAAATGGGCAATCAAGGGCATGCAGGCGAGGGCAATCGACTCATGGTTGAATGGGTGGCAGATGGCGCTATCGGAGAAATACGTGAGGCACACGTGTGGACAAACCGGCCTGCTGGCTGGTGGCCACAAGGGATTGACAAACCCACTAACTATCCACCGGTGCCGCCCGGCCTCGATTGGAACCTGTGGCTCGGTCCCGCCCGTTTTCGTCCTTACAACCCGGCGTATGTGCCGTTCAAGTGGCGTGGCTGGTGGGATTTTGGAACCGGCGCCTTGGGGGACATGGGATGTCATCTGATCGATACCCCGGTTTGGGCCTTTAATTTGGGTCATCCCACGAGTGTGCAGGCCAGCTCATCGCCTGTGAATGACGAAACCGGACCCTTAGCCTCCATTGTGCATTATGAATTTCCGGCCCGGGGCAGTATGCCGCCGGTAAAAATGGTTTGGTACGATGGCGGATTGATGCCTCCCCGTCCTGCTGATTTAGAAGAGGGACGGCGCATGGGTGACGATAGTGGCGGCGTGCTTTTGGTTGGAGATAAGGGCGCCATCATGTGCAGCACCTACGGGAATAATCCAAGGCTTATTCCCGAGACAGCTATGAAAGCCTACAAACGGCCGCCAAAAACCGTTCCCCGTGTTAAAGGGATTTATCAGGACTTTATCGAGGCCTGTAAAGGCGGCTCGGCTGCCTGTTCAAATTTCGATATTTCGGGTCTCTTAACAGAAATTGTGCTTCTGGGTAACCTCGCTGTTCGCTTACCGGCCCAGAAACTGCTTTGGGATGCCAAAAACATGAAAGTCACGAACGTGCCAGATGCAAATAAATTTGTCAAGCGGGAGTACTTTGCAGATTGGACT